The following coding sequences lie in one Sinorhizobium fredii USDA 257 genomic window:
- a CDS encoding HlyD family type I secretion periplasmic adaptor subunit — MTDIVKVYDLAWYSEVPRSIWKQTTIGLVLMAVTFGGFSLWSFTAPLAAAIIAQGSFVATGQNKVIQHLEGGIIKDILVSEGDHIVADQPLLRLDETAALANQRQLFLRRARLEAIIARLMAQVQGLDKIELPKILVPYLQDPEIEPIIRSQELNFRAWRSKLDSEIGLYRQNIEGFRFRAEGYQQQLAAVRQQHTLLEEEYAGKKSLLDKNLIRKTEIKSIQRSIADAQGQTGRLTSEISEIGSQILKQDQQIRQTEESYREAALEELQKVEAELDSVREQLTGAASVLRRATINAPVTGTVVRLYYHTAGGVIETGKPIMEILPSDVPLIIEAQVLRTEIDSVKIGQKATVRLSALNQRTTPVLNGEVYYVSADSMPDPATNGTQEVYLARVNLPVSEVSRISGFVPTPGMPAEILIQTAERTFFDYLTKPIRDSMARAFMER; from the coding sequence ATGACAGACATAGTCAAAGTTTACGATCTTGCATGGTATTCAGAGGTTCCGCGGTCGATCTGGAAACAGACCACCATCGGACTGGTGCTCATGGCAGTCACGTTCGGCGGCTTCAGCCTCTGGTCCTTCACGGCGCCGCTGGCTGCGGCAATCATCGCTCAGGGCAGTTTCGTCGCGACCGGTCAGAACAAGGTCATCCAGCATCTTGAAGGCGGGATCATCAAGGATATCCTGGTGAGCGAGGGTGATCATATCGTCGCCGATCAGCCGCTGCTACGGCTGGACGAGACGGCTGCACTCGCCAACCAACGCCAGCTCTTTCTGCGCCGGGCGAGGCTGGAGGCGATCATCGCCCGCCTCATGGCCCAGGTGCAGGGTCTCGACAAGATCGAACTGCCGAAAATTCTTGTCCCATATCTGCAGGATCCGGAGATCGAGCCGATCATTCGAAGCCAGGAGCTCAATTTTCGGGCCTGGAGAAGCAAGCTGGACAGCGAAATCGGACTGTACAGGCAGAATATCGAGGGTTTCCGCTTCCGTGCCGAAGGCTACCAGCAGCAACTCGCGGCGGTTCGCCAGCAGCATACCCTCCTCGAGGAGGAGTATGCGGGCAAGAAGTCGCTCCTCGACAAGAACCTGATCCGCAAGACGGAAATCAAGAGCATCCAGCGATCGATCGCGGACGCCCAGGGACAGACCGGCAGACTGACCTCCGAGATTTCGGAAATCGGCTCGCAAATCTTGAAACAGGATCAGCAGATCCGTCAGACGGAGGAAAGCTATCGCGAGGCGGCCCTGGAAGAGCTCCAGAAGGTGGAGGCCGAACTGGACTCCGTCCGCGAGCAGTTGACGGGGGCCGCCAGCGTGCTGCGCCGCGCCACGATAAACGCTCCGGTTACCGGCACCGTCGTGCGCCTGTACTATCATACGGCCGGCGGTGTCATCGAAACCGGCAAACCGATCATGGAAATCCTGCCGTCGGACGTACCGCTGATCATTGAAGCGCAGGTCCTCCGCACCGAGATCGACAGCGTCAAGATCGGCCAAAAGGCGACCGTAAGGCTCAGCGCGCTGAATCAGCGGACGACGCCGGTGCTGAACGGCGAGGTCTACTATGTCTCCGCCGACTCCATGCCCGATCCGGCAACCAACGGCACACAGGAAGTCTATCTCGCCAGAGTGAACCTGCCGGTGAGCGAAGTCTCGAGGATTTCCGGCTTCGTCCCGACGCCCGGCATGCCAGCCGAGATTCTCATCCAGACGGCCGAGCGGACCTTCTTCGACTATCTGACGAAGCCGATCCGGGACAGCATGGCGCGCGCCTTCATGGAGCGATGA
- a CDS encoding tetratricopeptide repeat protein produces MFTEIIERIEDFENIRKSWDELYHNDPDSHPCLSWDWLRQYLPRQQRWFILALKRSDDADYCAFLPLRVATYRDKSSGLFCDEILLIGNHGSGRTGLLCSPGLENEAVDASASVIRRENWASLRFDSLDLASDRTERLLHAFADEQFVREDDGGESGIRIPEQPVRHLIVRTRTGRNLHDCLNHRSIDFVFERAMDLHSRGKLDAAETGYRQVIHAAPKHIYARYGLAQLCTEKGDHAEAEHLYRGLLSAIPEADKIQHRLGDAQMAQACYREASKTFEDLLARHAHLGLVRYKLAVCLLAAGQRDAAIATFLSFEEIASDDPEHLRCKLRAREAVLRLKLRSAMEEQREAKRTAATPLAQAGGRSGETPSAPAISVRLLPPAALLKPSLPGGASAHLHARPFRFDSTGSKRKH; encoded by the coding sequence ATGTTTACAGAAATTATTGAGCGTATTGAGGACTTTGAGAATATTCGGAAGTCTTGGGACGAGCTCTACCATAACGATCCCGACTCTCACCCTTGCCTTTCCTGGGATTGGCTGCGGCAATACCTCCCTCGGCAACAGAGGTGGTTCATCCTGGCCCTGAAACGATCCGACGATGCGGATTACTGCGCCTTTCTTCCGCTTCGTGTGGCAACCTACCGCGACAAGAGCAGCGGTCTTTTCTGCGATGAAATTCTATTGATCGGCAATCACGGCTCCGGCCGCACCGGCCTGCTTTGCTCGCCGGGGCTCGAGAATGAGGCGGTCGATGCGTCTGCCAGCGTCATCCGTCGCGAGAACTGGGCAAGCCTGCGGTTCGATTCTCTCGACCTCGCCTCCGACCGAACCGAACGATTGCTCCACGCCTTTGCCGACGAACAGTTTGTCCGCGAGGACGACGGCGGCGAGAGCGGGATCCGCATCCCGGAACAGCCTGTGCGCCACCTCATCGTCAGAACGCGGACGGGCCGCAATCTTCACGACTGTCTGAATCACCGCAGCATCGACTTCGTCTTCGAGCGCGCCATGGACCTGCACAGCCGAGGCAAGCTGGACGCGGCGGAGACAGGCTATCGGCAAGTGATACATGCGGCTCCCAAGCATATCTATGCCCGCTACGGCCTGGCACAGCTCTGCACCGAGAAGGGAGACCACGCCGAGGCGGAACATCTCTATCGCGGCTTGCTGTCGGCGATACCGGAGGCGGACAAGATCCAGCACCGGCTGGGCGACGCCCAGATGGCGCAAGCCTGCTACCGCGAGGCGAGCAAGACCTTCGAAGACCTGCTTGCCCGCCACGCGCATCTCGGCCTCGTCCGTTACAAATTGGCCGTCTGCCTTCTGGCCGCAGGCCAGAGAGACGCCGCGATCGCCACGTTTCTGAGTTTCGAAGAGATCGCTTCCGATGATCCGGAGCATCTTCGATGCAAGCTCAGAGCGCGGGAGGCGGTGTTGCGCCTTAAATTGCGCTCGGCGATGGAAGAGCAGCGAGAAGCTAAGCGAACGGCCGCCACACCGCTTGCTCAGGCGGGCGGTCGGTCCGGCGAAACCCCATCGGCACCGGCAATATCCGTCCGGCTCCTGCCGCCAGCGGCTCTCCTCAAGCCGTCCTTGCCCGGGGGCGCCTCCGCCCACCTGCATGCAAGGCCGTTCCGATTCGACTCCACTGGATCGAAACGGAAGCATTGA
- a CDS encoding class I SAM-dependent methyltransferase → MTQIQIALDGESLITPTAITTELSTAKTDRHDEQLATGEAEVALALMIAQQQIEQRRDPPVIIHQLIGALHGIRRKFDPSVWQALIPIVQNHPVSNYFHEDPFTRWSFRKPRGYSGDAQLIDFIYGHPSVSDEIAKASPLGRTLYNYTKDAPSSVAVRERRDLLTRHVDAIAAEKGPETEILTIAAGHLREADRSVVLRERRIKRWVALDQDPLSVGSMVRDFRGTCVEAIDGSVRGLLTRSQELGQFDFIYAAGLYDYLADKVAVKLTQRCLEMLKPNGVFLFANFARDISDDGYMETLMNWALLLRSEADMWSIINASVDRNTVNARLEFGANRNIVYGILQKRS, encoded by the coding sequence GTGACCCAAATTCAGATTGCCCTCGACGGCGAAAGCCTGATTACCCCCACCGCCATTACAACCGAACTCTCGACAGCCAAGACGGATCGCCATGACGAGCAGCTGGCAACCGGCGAAGCCGAAGTCGCACTGGCGCTTATGATCGCCCAGCAACAAATCGAGCAGCGCCGCGATCCGCCGGTGATTATCCACCAGCTGATCGGCGCACTTCATGGGATACGCCGCAAGTTCGATCCGAGCGTCTGGCAAGCGCTGATCCCGATCGTCCAGAACCATCCGGTGTCGAATTACTTCCATGAGGACCCGTTCACCCGTTGGTCTTTCCGGAAACCACGCGGTTATTCCGGCGACGCGCAGCTGATCGACTTCATCTATGGTCATCCGAGCGTTTCGGACGAAATTGCCAAGGCCTCTCCGCTTGGCCGCACCCTCTACAACTACACGAAGGATGCGCCGTCGTCGGTCGCCGTGCGGGAACGACGCGACCTCCTGACCCGGCATGTCGACGCGATTGCGGCCGAGAAGGGCCCTGAGACGGAAATTCTGACGATCGCGGCGGGACATCTGCGCGAGGCCGATCGTTCGGTGGTATTGCGCGAGCGGCGGATAAAGCGCTGGGTTGCCCTCGATCAGGACCCCTTGAGCGTCGGCTCGATGGTTCGCGACTTCAGGGGAACCTGCGTCGAGGCGATCGACGGTTCCGTTCGCGGCCTTCTGACCAGGTCCCAGGAACTGGGTCAGTTCGACTTCATCTACGCCGCCGGCCTCTATGACTACCTGGCCGATAAGGTGGCGGTGAAGCTCACGCAACGATGCCTGGAAATGCTGAAGCCCAATGGGGTCTTCCTCTTCGCCAATTTCGCCCGCGACATCAGCGATGACGGCTACATGGAGACGTTGATGAATTGGGCGCTGCTGCTGCGCTCGGAAGCGGATATGTGGAGCATCATCAATGCGAGCGTCGACCGCAACACGGTCAATGCGCGATTGGAATTCGGCGCCAACCGCAACATCGTCTACGGCATCCTGCAGAAGCGGTCTTAG